One window of the Paenibacillus beijingensis genome contains the following:
- a CDS encoding SCO family protein encodes MAFARKHAFKIAVIALCAAMGVYLLMTMREDAPASFPMNNPAPEFELADALGGGKVKLSDSAGKVRLVYFYWSNCPDVCPVTTFILSKVQDELKAKGLFGSKAEIQSITFDPQRDTPEAIRKYADKFHADAAGWKFLRHSDESASAQLVKDFGLGLMKDGKGNFTHNDSIVLVDPQGSIRKYITGGMNTELTAEENAKAIVSDVTKLLAY; translated from the coding sequence ATGGCTTTCGCGCGTAAGCATGCTTTCAAAATTGCGGTTATCGCGCTGTGCGCGGCAATGGGAGTTTATCTGCTTATGACGATGAGGGAGGATGCTCCGGCAAGCTTCCCCATGAACAACCCGGCACCGGAATTCGAGCTGGCCGACGCGCTTGGCGGCGGGAAGGTGAAGCTGTCCGATTCGGCCGGCAAAGTAAGGCTTGTTTATTTTTACTGGTCGAACTGTCCCGACGTTTGTCCGGTAACGACATTTATACTGTCCAAGGTGCAGGATGAGCTCAAGGCGAAAGGGCTGTTCGGCAGCAAGGCGGAGATCCAGTCGATCACGTTCGATCCGCAGCGCGATACGCCGGAAGCAATCCGTAAGTACGCGGACAAGTTTCATGCGGATGCCGCAGGCTGGAAGTTTTTGCGCCATTCCGATGAATCGGCTTCCGCACAGCTTGTGAAGGATTTCGGTCTTGGGCTGATGAAGGACGGTAAGGGGAATTTCACCCACAACGATTCCATCGTGCTCGTCGATCCGCAAGGCTCGATCCGGAAATATATTACCGGCGGAATGAACACGGAATTGACGGCGGAAGAGAACGCCAAGGCCATCGTTTCGGATGTCACGAAGCTGCTCGCTTATTAA